GCCACCATCATTGCCGGAATCGCGTTGGGTCTGATCAACCGGCGCGGCGCCGACGACGTCGCGATCGGCTCGTTCTTCTCCTGGATACTGGGCTTGGGCGCGCTGTTTTTGACCTACTACACCACTCACGGCAGCGGTACCAACGGTACGGCCAACGTTAATGTCTTGTTCGGCAGCATCTTTGGGATCAATGACCAAGCGAGTGCCCTCGCGGTGGGGGTCGCCGCCGCAGTGGGCGCCGTTCTGATCGCGATCGCGCGACCGCTGCTGTTCGCTACCATCGATGCGGGCGTCGCCCAGGCCGCCGGCGTACCGACCCGGCTGCTGAGCACGCTTTTCCTGGTCATCGTGGGGATTACGGTCGCCGAGGCCACCCAGATCATCGGAGCACTCGTCGTCCTGGGCCTGCTCGCCGCGCCGGCCGCCGCCGCCGTGCGGCTGACGACCCATCCCTGGCGGGGATTCTGGTTGTCTGCGGTCTTGGCCACCGCCGCGATCTGGATCGGGGTCACCATCGCCTACGCCGTTCCTGCGGCGCCGGCCACCTTCACCATCATGAGCACCGCCGCAACGACCTACCTCGTCGCCGCCGTGATCAGCGCCCGAGGGCGCCGGCCGCGCGATACACCGGCGGCGCAGTAAGACAAGCAAGCCGAGGAGCGCAACGATGCCCGCGCCGCGGGTACTACGCCGGACCCGAATGACCGCCCAGCAACGAGCATTGCTCGATCTGCTGCATCGCAGCGACCGCTTCCGCGG
The DNA window shown above is from Mycobacterium sp. Aquia_216 and carries:
- a CDS encoding metal ABC transporter permease translates to MTILGGRASASGPFAGLTNMLAHPFITHALVAGTAVAVVCGLAGFFLVLRGQVFAGDAQGHIAYTGAMAALVAGLDPRVGLFAATIIAGIALGLINRRGADDVAIGSFFSWILGLGALFLTYYTTHGSGTNGTANVNVLFGSIFGINDQASALAVGVAAAVGAVLIAIARPLLFATIDAGVAQAAGVPTRLLSTLFLVIVGITVAEATQIIGALVVLGLLAAPAAAAVRLTTHPWRGFWLSAVLATAAIWIGVTIAYAVPAAPATFTIMSTAATTYLVAAVISARGRRPRDTPAAQ